A stretch of the Lolium perenne isolate Kyuss_39 chromosome 3, Kyuss_2.0, whole genome shotgun sequence genome encodes the following:
- the LOC127343663 gene encoding probable complex I intermediate-associated protein 30 — protein sequence MSRLRALWQASVNATKRAVVWNSEDLFPPSERFIFNFNSKDEVKKWHLYSDSEYGGLSSASLEITDGVSGGDTSAAGVFSGNLSLDMSEGSPWRIRRSGFCGMRSKKFDGFIDLDSYDTIAMKVRGDGRCYISTIYTENWVNSPGQEEDNSWQAFVYAPRDNWRILKIPLDSYLPTWKGNVIEAKLEMNPSRVVGMSLSLNAEGGVPGAKTGPGDFRLEVDWIKAMRTL from the exons ATGTCGAGACTACGAGCGCTGTGGCAAGCTTCCGTGAACGCCACCAAGCGAG CCGTTGTATGGAATTCAGAAGATTTATTTCCACCAAGTGAAAGATTCATCTTCAATTTTAATTCAAAAGATGAAGTGAAGAAGTGGCACTTGTACTCGGATTCAGAGTATGGAG GTTTATCATCTGCATCATTGGAGATTACTGATGGTGTTTCTGGTGGGGATACTTCAGCAGCTG GTGTCTTTTCTGGCAATCTCTCCTTGGATATGTCTGAAGGATCACCATGGAGGATCAGGCGTAGTGGTTTCTGCGGAATGCGATCAAAGAAG TTTGATGGTTTTATCGATCTTGATTCATATGATACAATAGCAATGAAGGTCAGAGGGGATGGAAGATGCTACATATCTACT ATATACACCGAGAACTGGGTAAATTCACCTGGACAAGAGGAAGATAACTCATGGCAGGCTTTTGTGTACGCACCTCGGGATAATTGGCGAATCTTGAAG ATCCCTCTTGATAGTTATTTACCTACATGGAAAGGAAATGTGATCGAAGCAAAGTTGGAAATGAATCCTTCTCGCGTCGTGGGAATGTCCCTTTCTTTAAATGCAGAAGGTGGCGTTCCGGGTGCTAAGACTGGGCCAGGCGATTTTAGATTAGAGGTTGATTGGATCAAGGCGATGAGGACGCTGTGA
- the LOC127343664 gene encoding uncharacterized protein, producing the protein MATVVEELSEREVLWPEARHGAPAPASALGFSSSSLAPAVSRRHLLSSGGYCSRPVDIPRAGRLPRGRAGADLADDDDEEEEEADDGCCGAMVPPHLMVSRRLSDGEAAVAFSLRSGPGRARRDLSHLRHSVLRMTGFIEG; encoded by the coding sequence ATGGCGACGGTGGTGGAGGAGCTGTCCGAGCGCGAGGTGCTGTGGCCAGAGGCGCGCCACGGCGCTCCGGCTCCAGCGAGCGCGCTCGGTTTCTCGTCCTCGTCTCTGGCTCCGGCAGTCTCCAGGAGACACCTGCTGTCTTCAGGGGGCTACTGCTCTCGGCCCGTGGACATTCCCAGGGCCGGGCGACTGCCCCGTGGACGTGCCGGTGCTGACCTGGccgacgacgacgatgaggaagaagaggaggccgACGACGgctgctgcggcgccatggtgccGCCGCACCTGATGGTGTCGCGGAGGCTGTCGGACGGGGAGGCGGCGGTTGCGTTCTCGCTGCGGTCGGGGCCCGGGAGGGCGCGCCGGGACCTCAGCCACCTGCGCCACTCCGTGCTACGGATGACCGGCTTCATCGaaggatga